Within Psychrobacter sp. AH5, the genomic segment CTCAATGTAGTTTAAGCTTACTGAACCCTAGCTGTGAAAATTACACCCACAAAACCTTTCATATTCCAAAATAGTATAAATAGATAGCTATCTAGTATATACAAGAATAATAGCTTTGTTTTACACTAGGCGCTTACGCCCGTTAAGCTTTTTATTTGAGGAATAAGTTATGGCAATCGATGTAGTGGTGAATCAGCGACACCTGCAAATTCAGCTCAAGCAGCTAGAAACTGTGTGGCACACCGTTATCAATGGCTATAATTTAAGCCAAGCGGCAACCGTGCTACATACTAGTCAATCAAGCTTATCTAAACACATTGCCGCGCTTGAAAACCAGCTAAAGACGGAGGTTTTTGTCCGCCAAGGTAAGCGCTTAACCGGTCTAACAGCGATGGGTACTGCCCTATTGCCGCACATTGAAGCTATTTTTGCTGAGATTCGTACTATTGAGAATTTGAGCCTTGATTTTAATAATCCTAGTACAGGTACTTTGACCATTGCCACCACCCACACCCAAGCGCGTTACGTGCTACCGCATGTGGTTAAGGAGTTCAAAGATCGCTTTCCCAAGGTCAACCTAATCTTACAGCAAGCGGACCCTGAAACTATTGCGCAGATGGTCATTCGTGGTCAGGCAGATATTGGTATTGCTACCGAATCTTTATTACACAATGACTATCTACGCTGCTATCGCTATTATGATTGGACGCACCGTATTATTGTGCCCAAAGACCACGAGCTTGCAGGCTTAGACACTATCGATTTGCCGACGCTTGCCAGCTACCCTATCGTCACCTACCATGGCGGCTTTACTGGCCGCGGTACCATTGACAAAGCCTTTA encodes:
- a CDS encoding LysR substrate-binding domain-containing protein, translated to MAIDVVVNQRHLQIQLKQLETVWHTVINGYNLSQAATVLHTSQSSLSKHIAALENQLKTEVFVRQGKRLTGLTAMGTALLPHIEAIFAEIRTIENLSLDFNNPSTGTLTIATTHTQARYVLPHVVKEFKDRFPKVNLILQQADPETIAQMVIRGQADIGIATESLLHNDYLRCYRYYDWTHRIIVPKDHELAGLDTIDLPTLASYPIVTYHGGFTGRGTIDKAFSEAGLEPDIVLSALDADVISTYVGLGLGVGIIAEMAFEPSHYHNLTAIPVDHFGRFTSWMAVRDDAEIRQYGRAFMELCQKQFSE